One Pseudomonas fluorescens genomic region harbors:
- a CDS encoding MFS transporter, with protein sequence MSPRLLAMALAPLLGLFIVALGNGFLSSLTTLRLDAAGASATMIGIVSSAYFIGLTLGALFNDRLILRIGHIRAYGSFASLIAVTILLQGLFYDTWGWFVLRLLNGWATVGVFLVIESWLLLAGDAKIRGRLLALYMIVLYGAGVLGQATLGQITGLGDSAPFMVAGMLASFSVLPIVILPRVSPLLDQVEPLKPRQLLGVTPTGLVGCFGSGITIAAIYTLLPLYLQRTGLNVGEVGSMMAWTILGAMLLQYPVGRWSDRKDRLQVLTLLTLACTVLSLVIVLLPLSSTMLAAMLFLLGGGVFALYPVAVSHAADRAPAEALVPMIQGLLLINSLGSAISPMMISPVMNAIGANGLFWVFAVVNLCMVTFFFWRRGKRPVPANPAPFAAAATFSPTGAELRVTEDLRQAVQEHPPMMDALSGEPSPQCETR encoded by the coding sequence ATGTCTCCGCGTTTGCTGGCCATGGCGCTGGCGCCCCTGCTCGGGCTGTTCATTGTTGCCCTGGGCAACGGTTTCCTGTCGTCGCTGACCACCCTGCGCCTGGACGCCGCCGGTGCGTCGGCGACGATGATCGGCATCGTTTCGTCCGCTTACTTCATCGGCCTGACGCTGGGCGCACTGTTCAACGACCGCCTGATTCTGCGCATCGGCCACATCCGCGCTTACGGCAGCTTCGCGTCGCTGATTGCCGTGACCATTCTGTTGCAGGGCTTGTTTTATGACACGTGGGGCTGGTTCGTGCTGCGCCTGCTCAACGGGTGGGCCACGGTCGGTGTGTTTCTGGTGATCGAAAGCTGGCTGCTGTTGGCGGGCGACGCGAAGATTCGCGGGCGTTTGCTGGCGTTGTACATGATCGTCCTGTACGGCGCTGGAGTGCTCGGCCAGGCGACGCTGGGGCAGATTACCGGGCTGGGCGACAGCGCACCGTTCATGGTCGCCGGCATGCTCGCCTCGTTTTCAGTGCTGCCGATCGTGATCCTGCCGCGCGTGTCGCCATTGCTCGATCAGGTCGAGCCGCTCAAGCCCCGGCAGTTGCTGGGGGTCACGCCGACCGGGTTGGTCGGTTGTTTCGGCTCGGGCATCACCATTGCGGCGATCTACACCTTGCTGCCGCTGTACCTGCAACGCACCGGGCTGAATGTCGGTGAAGTCGGAAGCATGATGGCTTGGACGATTCTCGGCGCGATGCTCCTGCAATATCCGGTCGGACGCTGGTCCGACCGTAAGGATCGCTTGCAGGTGCTGACCCTGTTGACGCTGGCCTGCACCGTGTTGTCGCTGGTGATTGTGTTGCTGCCGTTGTCATCGACGATGCTCGCGGCGATGTTGTTTCTGCTCGGCGGCGGCGTGTTTGCGCTGTACCCGGTTGCCGTCAGCCACGCCGCCGACCGCGCTCCTGCCGAAGCGCTGGTGCCGATGATTCAAGGCTTGCTGCTGATCAACTCGCTGGGTTCGGCCATCAGCCCGATGATGATTTCGCCGGTGATGAACGCCATCGGCGCCAACGGCCTGTTCTGGGTGTTCGCCGTGGTCAACCTGTGCATGGTCACGTTTTTCTTCTGGCGCCGCGGCAAACGCCCGGTTCCAGCCAACCCCGCGCCGTTTGCCGCAGCGGCCACCTTCTCGCCGACAGGCGCGGAGCTACGCGTCACCGAAGACTTGCGCCAAGCAGTGCAGGAGCATCCGCCGATGATGGATGCATTGAGTGGCGAGCCTTCACCGCAGTGCGAAACCCGCTGA
- the yddG gene encoding aromatic amino acid DMT transporter YddG, which translates to MQIRGERAATTCGLVAIVLWSTAAGLIRGVSEQFGPLGGAAMIYSLGAMLLLMFLGRPRIRSTSTLYIVLGSGLFVAYEVCLSLALGFASDRQQAIELGVVNYLWPCLTVVLAIVMNGQKTRWFIVPGSALAIFGILWVVSGDGLSLPGIVRNVQSNPLSYSLALACAITFALYCNVTRRYAGGQNLVVLFFALTSAVLWLKWSASLEQIPPFSWANSLELLAAGIAMAGGYALWNIGILRGNLTLLATASYSAPVLSSAFAALWLGVSLHAQFWQGAVLVTAGSLLCWQATRQREVSLAAPVEVSTGKLPD; encoded by the coding sequence ATGCAGATCAGAGGCGAGCGGGCCGCCACCACGTGTGGTTTGGTGGCGATTGTTTTATGGAGTACCGCCGCCGGATTGATCAGGGGCGTCAGTGAACAGTTCGGCCCGCTGGGCGGCGCGGCGATGATTTATTCGTTGGGCGCGATGCTCTTGCTGATGTTTCTTGGACGCCCGCGCATTCGCTCGACGTCAACTCTTTATATTGTGCTCGGCAGCGGCTTGTTCGTTGCCTACGAGGTGTGTCTGTCGCTGGCGCTGGGGTTTGCCAGTGATCGGCAGCAAGCCATTGAACTGGGCGTGGTGAATTATTTGTGGCCGTGCCTGACCGTGGTGCTGGCGATTGTCATGAACGGACAAAAAACCCGCTGGTTCATCGTTCCGGGCTCGGCGCTGGCGATCTTCGGCATCCTGTGGGTTGTCAGCGGTGACGGCTTGTCGCTGCCGGGGATTGTGCGCAATGTTCAGTCCAATCCGCTGAGCTATAGCTTGGCCCTTGCCTGTGCGATCACGTTCGCGCTGTATTGCAACGTCACGCGTCGCTACGCGGGCGGGCAGAATCTGGTGGTGTTGTTTTTTGCGCTGACGTCCGCGGTGCTGTGGCTGAAGTGGTCAGCCAGCCTCGAGCAGATTCCGCCATTCAGTTGGGCAAACTCTCTGGAGCTGCTGGCGGCCGGAATCGCCATGGCCGGTGGTTACGCGTTGTGGAATATCGGCATCCTGCGAGGCAATCTTACGCTGCTGGCGACGGCATCCTACTCGGCGCCTGTGTTGTCCTCGGCGTTTGCCGCGCTGTGGCTGGGCGTAAGTCTTCATGCCCAGTTCTGGCAGGGCGCCGTACTGGTGACGGCGGGCTCGCTGCTCTGTTGGCAGGCGACCCGCCAGCGCGAAGTCTCCCTGGCGGCACCGGTCGAGGTCAGCACTGGCAAGCTTCCTGACTGA